In the Nitrospiria bacterium genome, one interval contains:
- a CDS encoding DUF362 domain-containing protein — protein MIDPRLVAVIRQEPRYEIDVVRASVRRVLKELGLTWSEIIRPGDRVLLKPNFIRESHTERPGEWEQIITHGSVIAAVAFEVADALGGRGTITIADAPQTDSDFGRICSRTGMAALQERLGRDHPGMNVEILDLRREYWRTERGVVVERRRLREDPRGYTLVDLGEHSSFHGKAGAFYGADYDTAFTASHHSNGRHEYLISRSAMDADVFINLPKLKTHKKVGVTLSLKNLVGINGDKNYLPHFCIGTPAQGGDEFPRSDSASRLQSLLISGFKQAAKWSGPAAKLWAPVAVRLGARMFGSTHAVVRSGNWHGNDTTWRMTLDLNRILFHFDGTAQARRKPLRYLTIIDGIVAGEGNGPMEADAKPCGVLVGGTNPVAADWAAAELMGFDWRKIPTIREAFRLSDLPLVDFSPEQIRIVPDAGRILHFRPHFGWTGHIEAENGVGVAEPGPATFP, from the coding sequence ATGATCGATCCTCGACTCGTTGCGGTCATTCGGCAGGAGCCCCGGTACGAGATCGACGTGGTGCGCGCTTCGGTCCGACGCGTTCTGAAGGAACTCGGCTTGACCTGGTCGGAGATCATCCGGCCGGGGGATCGCGTGCTGCTGAAACCGAATTTCATCCGCGAGTCGCACACGGAACGTCCCGGCGAATGGGAACAGATTATCACGCACGGGTCGGTCATCGCGGCCGTCGCCTTCGAGGTGGCGGACGCCCTCGGCGGCCGGGGGACGATTACGATCGCCGATGCGCCTCAGACCGACAGCGATTTCGGCCGGATATGCTCGCGGACGGGCATGGCGGCGTTGCAAGAGCGGTTGGGACGCGACCATCCCGGCATGAACGTGGAGATCCTCGACCTTCGCCGCGAGTACTGGCGGACCGAGCGCGGTGTGGTGGTCGAGCGGCGCCGGCTTCGGGAGGACCCGCGGGGATACACCTTGGTGGATCTCGGCGAACACAGCAGCTTTCACGGCAAGGCCGGAGCCTTCTACGGCGCCGATTACGACACGGCGTTTACCGCGTCGCACCATTCGAACGGACGTCACGAGTACCTGATTTCGCGAAGCGCGATGGACGCGGATGTTTTTATCAACTTGCCCAAGTTGAAAACGCACAAGAAGGTCGGCGTCACGTTGAGCCTTAAAAATCTGGTCGGCATCAACGGGGACAAAAATTATCTCCCGCATTTCTGCATCGGCACGCCGGCCCAAGGGGGCGACGAGTTTCCGCGCAGCGACTCCGCCTCTCGGCTGCAAAGTCTGCTCATTTCCGGTTTCAAGCAGGCGGCGAAATGGTCCGGGCCGGCCGCGAAACTGTGGGCGCCCGTCGCCGTCCGCCTCGGCGCGAGGATGTTCGGGTCCACCCACGCGGTGGTCCGCAGCGGCAACTGGCACGGCAACGACACGACCTGGCGGATGACCCTGGATTTGAATCGGATCCTCTTTCACTTCGACGGGACGGCTCAAGCGAGACGAAAACCGCTCCGGTATCTCACGATTATCGACGGCATCGTCGCGGGGGAGGGCAACGGGCCGATGGAGGCCGACGCCAAGCCCTGCGGCGTGCTGGTCGGCGGGACGAATCCCGTCGCGGCCGATTGGGCGGCGGCCGAACTCATGGGATTCGACTGGCGGAAAATTCCGACCATTCGGGAGGCCTTTCGTCTTTCCGACCTGCCGTTGGTTGATTTTTCTCCCGAGCAGATCCGGATCGTTCCGGACGCGGGAAGGATCCTCCATTTTCGACCCCATTTCGGGTGGACCGGTCATATCGAAGCGGAGAACGGGGTCGGCGTCGCGGAGCCGGGGCCGGCGACCTTTCCATGA
- a CDS encoding glycosyltransferase family 4 protein: MAERPTLLLIGPIPPPHHGVSTAMQTLLASPMAETFRLVHLDITDRRGIDHVDKPDVYDVALFARQFFRNLALILKERPALFYLPVSQTRIGFLRDSLFMIPAFLARIPVVVHLHGAYLETLYSNGGLFWKAYMGMILRRVSRFIVLGEMLRPIFRRWAAPERISVVPNGVPSDAVRQRSGPVLAPPGPKIFRVVFLSSLSRQKGLFVLLEAVPMVVTAHADVEFLIAGPWWGDATRMEAEETVAALGLAGKVRFVGSVTGRPKSDFLRSGDVFVFPGIQQEGQPITVLEAMSAGLPVVATDRGCLKETVLDGVTGFIIPPHSPQAIAEKIVRLIRHPALRREMAANALKRVEECFTMERFAFRLEGAFRQTMASAQRRGRRRADVGGLS, encoded by the coding sequence ATGGCTGAGAGACCGACCCTGCTCCTGATCGGCCCGATTCCGCCGCCCCATCACGGCGTCAGCACGGCCATGCAGACCCTTTTGGCATCGCCGATGGCCGAGACGTTCCGGTTGGTCCATTTGGATATTACGGACCGGAGGGGCATCGACCATGTCGACAAGCCCGATGTTTACGATGTCGCGCTCTTCGCGAGGCAATTTTTTCGGAACCTGGCGCTCATCCTGAAGGAGAGGCCGGCGCTGTTCTACCTGCCCGTTTCCCAGACACGGATCGGGTTTCTCCGGGACAGCCTGTTCATGATTCCGGCCTTCCTCGCGCGGATCCCCGTTGTGGTTCATCTCCACGGCGCTTATTTGGAGACGTTATATTCCAATGGGGGACTATTCTGGAAGGCCTATATGGGGATGATTCTCAGGCGAGTCTCGCGGTTCATCGTCCTGGGCGAAATGCTCCGGCCGATCTTCCGCCGCTGGGCGGCGCCGGAGCGGATCTCGGTCGTTCCCAACGGCGTGCCGTCCGATGCCGTTCGGCAACGGTCCGGGCCGGTTTTGGCTCCGCCCGGGCCCAAAATATTTCGGGTGGTGTTCTTATCCAGCCTGAGCCGGCAAAAAGGCCTCTTCGTGTTGCTGGAGGCGGTTCCGATGGTCGTGACGGCCCACGCCGACGTGGAATTTCTCATCGCGGGGCCGTGGTGGGGGGACGCGACCCGGATGGAAGCCGAGGAAACGGTGGCGGCGCTCGGCCTGGCGGGGAAAGTCCGCTTTGTCGGCTCCGTCACGGGACGGCCCAAAAGCGACTTCCTGCGCTCCGGCGACGTCTTTGTGTTCCCCGGCATCCAGCAAGAGGGTCAGCCGATCACGGTGCTGGAGGCGATGAGCGCGGGGCTTCCGGTGGTCGCAACGGACCGCGGTTGTCTGAAAGAGACCGTTCTGGACGGGGTCACCGGGTTTATCATTCCTCCCCATTCGCCGCAGGCCATCGCGGAAAAAATCGTCCGGTTGATTCGCCATCCCGCTTTGCGGCGGGAGATGGCGGCGAACGCCCTGAAGCGCGTCGAGGAATGTTTTACGATGGAACGGTTTGCGTTTCGCCTGGAGGGGGCCTTTCGTCAGACGATGGCCTCCGCGCAGAGACGGGGCCGCCGGCGGGCGGACGTCGGGGGGCTGTCATGA
- a CDS encoding WecB/TagA/CpsF family glycosyltransferase, protein MKPKRIELLGVPVDCVNMSQALSAVEEMMRDDRPGMVVAVNPEKVIKARKNPALLAQLREARLLIPDGIGVVMAARLLGLGKMERVPGSELMPAICERAARKQYRIFLFGAGPEVNRDVMEALRRRFPGLRIVGGQHGYLKENEMPFLIDRINASGADVLFIALGSPKQELWLEQYLPRLKVKVCQGVGGTFDVLSGRVKRAPMFIRKMHLEWLYRLLSEPRRLLRQTALPRFAARVFWQFVIG, encoded by the coding sequence ATGAAGCCCAAACGAATCGAGTTGCTCGGCGTGCCGGTGGACTGCGTTAACATGTCGCAGGCCTTAAGCGCCGTGGAGGAGATGATGCGGGACGATCGGCCCGGGATGGTGGTCGCGGTGAATCCCGAGAAGGTGATCAAGGCGAGAAAGAATCCGGCGCTCCTGGCCCAGCTTCGGGAGGCCCGCCTGTTGATTCCGGACGGGATCGGCGTGGTGATGGCGGCGCGCCTTCTGGGCTTGGGGAAGATGGAACGGGTGCCGGGTTCCGAGTTGATGCCGGCCATCTGCGAGCGGGCCGCGCGAAAACAGTATCGGATTTTTCTTTTCGGGGCCGGCCCGGAGGTCAACCGGGACGTGATGGAGGCGCTGCGTCGGCGCTTTCCGGGCCTTCGGATTGTAGGGGGGCAGCACGGCTATCTCAAAGAGAACGAGATGCCCTTCTTGATCGATCGCATCAATGCTTCGGGAGCGGATGTGCTTTTCATCGCCTTGGGCAGCCCCAAGCAAGAGCTTTGGCTGGAGCAATATCTCCCCCGGCTCAAGGTCAAAGTGTGCCAGGGAGTGGGCGGAACGTTCGACGTGCTGTCCGGACGGGTGAAGCGCGCGCCCATGTTCATCCGTAAGATGCACCTCGAATGGCTTTATCGCTTGCTCTCCGAACCGAGGCGTCTGTTGCGGCAGACCGCGCTGCCCCGATTCGCCGCGCGGGTGTTCTGGCAATTTGTGATCGGGTGA
- a CDS encoding alginate lyase family protein, producing MDLQWYIRRFRVMDASEIVHRFGEQWSLKRLQVQYRRRPAAGHPDDDWKRFEFCKGSESRLPLSSEFSRPVGDDPQEAGDFLDGKVKASGFDWTWRPGADVWHEAPDTGRIWPQTFFGSIPYRSGNPYGDVRIAWEPSRLQHLIPLALLADRAEPEIGDRAARLLEEQFLSWVEANPFMKGIHYISSMECGLRILAACHALDIGRRKLSQPDRVWPALLDLVKGHAGLIFQRPSLYSSSGNHTIAESAALVYAGVLFPEFRGAQAWKKQGLSILEREADRQILPDGGGIEQAFGYQRFIVDLYGIVIGLLQHFKQAVPPAVRDAHRRGRSFLNAFAETSDPWPSIGDGDNGYALSPLLQPPCEERQRPPVLTTFEEAGYSVIRSGAEEQALLIFDHGPLGMPPSYGHGHADALSVLFRSGKQEILADSGTYTYTGDTRWRSYFRGTSAHNTVTVDGLDQAVQETPFMWSHPFQSRLIRREKAGDGEIRLLASHDGYHRLKWGVEHRRAVIHRPPGLWLIVDRLTGEGVHTLDLRWHCGILPVPYGDGFLLTARGRDFSLVVEGGEISLHSGEEDPVSGWKSDRYGSKEPITTLRARYHGGLPHGFMTQIRTGSEPSMPSKAERSLIEGWMDEAQTNRVARRAGGLR from the coding sequence ATGGATCTCCAGTGGTACATCCGGCGATTCAGAGTGATGGACGCGTCCGAAATCGTCCACCGATTTGGGGAACAATGGTCTCTGAAACGGTTGCAGGTCCAATATCGCCGGCGGCCGGCCGCCGGACATCCTGATGATGACTGGAAACGATTTGAGTTTTGCAAAGGCTCTGAATCAAGGCTTCCGCTGTCTTCCGAATTCTCACGGCCGGTTGGGGACGATCCGCAAGAAGCGGGAGATTTTCTGGACGGAAAAGTAAAGGCGTCGGGCTTTGACTGGACCTGGCGGCCGGGAGCCGATGTCTGGCATGAGGCCCCGGACACGGGACGAATCTGGCCGCAGACCTTTTTCGGATCCATTCCCTACAGGAGCGGGAACCCTTATGGAGACGTCCGCATCGCTTGGGAACCTTCCCGCTTGCAGCATCTTATTCCCTTGGCGCTGCTGGCCGACCGTGCCGAGCCCGAAATCGGAGATCGAGCGGCCCGCCTCCTCGAGGAACAATTCCTCTCCTGGGTCGAGGCCAATCCTTTCATGAAAGGGATCCACTATATTTCCAGCATGGAATGCGGCCTGCGGATTCTGGCGGCCTGTCATGCGCTGGATATCGGCCGGCGGAAGCTGAGCCAGCCCGATCGCGTCTGGCCGGCGCTGTTGGATCTGGTGAAGGGACATGCGGGATTGATTTTCCAGAGGCCCTCCCTTTATTCCTCGTCGGGAAACCATACGATCGCGGAGTCGGCCGCGCTCGTTTATGCGGGGGTTCTCTTCCCCGAGTTCCGAGGAGCCCAAGCCTGGAAGAAACAGGGACTCTCGATTTTGGAGCGGGAGGCCGATCGTCAAATCCTGCCGGACGGGGGCGGAATCGAGCAGGCGTTCGGGTATCAACGCTTTATCGTCGATCTCTACGGGATCGTGATCGGGTTGTTGCAACACTTCAAGCAAGCCGTTCCTCCGGCGGTCCGGGATGCGCACCGGCGCGGCCGATCGTTTCTCAACGCTTTTGCGGAAACTTCCGATCCTTGGCCCTCGATTGGAGACGGAGACAACGGGTATGCGCTTTCTCCCCTCTTGCAGCCGCCCTGCGAGGAAAGGCAAAGGCCGCCGGTCCTCACCACTTTTGAGGAGGCGGGCTATTCCGTCATTCGGAGCGGTGCGGAGGAGCAAGCGCTTCTCATCTTTGACCACGGGCCGCTGGGGATGCCTCCTTCCTACGGACATGGCCACGCCGACGCCCTGTCCGTCCTGTTCCGGTCGGGGAAGCAGGAAATCCTGGCCGACTCCGGGACGTATACCTACACCGGCGACACGCGCTGGAGGTCGTATTTTCGCGGGACAAGCGCCCATAACACCGTGACGGTGGACGGGTTGGATCAGGCGGTTCAGGAAACCCCTTTTATGTGGTCTCACCCTTTTCAAAGCCGATTGATCCGCCGAGAGAAGGCCGGGGACGGAGAAATTCGCCTGTTGGCCTCTCACGACGGTTATCATCGGCTGAAATGGGGCGTTGAACACCGGCGCGCGGTGATCCATCGTCCCCCGGGTTTGTGGCTGATCGTCGACCGTCTGACCGGCGAAGGGGTCCACACTCTGGACCTCCGCTGGCACTGCGGGATTTTGCCGGTCCCATATGGCGACGGGTTCCTTTTGACCGCCCGCGGTCGGGATTTCAGTCTCGTCGTCGAAGGCGGGGAAATTTCGCTTCATTCCGGAGAAGAGGATCCGGTCTCGGGTTGGAAATCGGACCGATACGGAAGCAAAGAGCCGATCACGACCCTGAGGGCGCGATACCACGGGGGGCTTCCCCACGGCTTCATGACGCAGATCCGGACGGGATCGGAGCCTTCGATGCCGTCGAAGGCGGAACGTTCATTGATCGAAGGGTGGATGGATGAAGCCCAAACGAATCGAGTTGCTCGGCGTGCCGGTGGACTGCGTTAA
- a CDS encoding glycosyltransferase family A protein, which yields MDNPDRQPKVSVVITAYNAERYIRASVSAALAQTYPNFEVVVVDDGSFDQTGEICAAVDDARFRYLQRGRLGRGRALNEGVSAATGDYIAINDADDLSLPLRLEYSMSFARRHPDLAFLGTEYVTTNVFHEHIPRELLSTSGEAVPDRIGWLSPMTVYRRNVFVNSTLFYPKSTWRRIGGYDERLPLSEDYDFQLRALQYGKAVILPRRTVLWYTNPGSYFKQKSRREQVETLKLVRRRAHRLLNLPLWLRLYHPLWVAASGCTHAFPSLLTVVNAVRGVIRALIH from the coding sequence ATGGACAACCCCGATCGACAGCCGAAAGTGTCCGTTGTGATTACGGCTTACAATGCGGAGCGGTATATTCGCGCCTCCGTGAGCGCGGCGCTGGCCCAGACCTATCCGAACTTTGAGGTTGTCGTGGTGGATGACGGATCGTTCGATCAAACGGGCGAAATTTGCGCGGCCGTCGATGACGCCAGGTTTCGGTATCTTCAAAGAGGAAGACTCGGACGGGGGCGGGCTCTGAATGAGGGTGTTTCCGCGGCGACGGGAGACTATATTGCGATCAACGATGCCGATGACTTGAGTTTGCCCCTTCGATTGGAATACTCGATGAGCTTTGCGCGCCGGCACCCGGATCTCGCTTTCCTGGGCACTGAATACGTCACGACAAATGTTTTTCATGAACATATCCCCCGGGAGTTACTGTCCACTTCCGGGGAGGCCGTTCCGGATCGGATCGGCTGGCTCAGTCCCATGACGGTGTACAGACGCAACGTCTTCGTCAACTCGACGTTGTTCTATCCTAAATCCACCTGGCGGCGGATCGGGGGATACGATGAGCGGCTGCCGCTCAGCGAGGATTACGACTTTCAGCTGCGCGCCTTGCAATACGGCAAGGCCGTCATTCTGCCCCGTCGCACCGTGCTGTGGTACACCAATCCCGGAAGCTACTTCAAACAAAAAAGCCGCCGGGAGCAGGTGGAGACCCTCAAGCTCGTCCGGCGAAGAGCCCACCGCTTGTTGAACTTGCCTCTCTGGCTCCGTTTATACCATCCCCTATGGGTGGCGGCATCCGGATGCACGCATGCGTTCCCTTCCTTGCTCACCGTTGTGAATGCCGTGAGAGGTGTCATAAGAGCGTTGATTCATTAA
- a CDS encoding bi-domain-containing oxidoreductase → MKQIVQNYRTGVLKVDELPAPTLRPGGILVANRFSLISAGTEKTTVQMAQKSLVGKALDRPEMVRKMLNQARKDGLIDTLRMALDRLDSPAALGYSCAGTVLSVGEKVSGLSVGEGVACAGQNYASHAEVVYVPKNLCVKIPTGVDFEDASFVALGAIALQAVRQTEPRLGDRVAVIGLGLLGQMTVQLLKASGCFVLASDLDPDRLEMARTFGADSAALPDALVDAAAAFTSGHGVDAALITASTKENGPVEVAGEISRKKGRVVVVGAVGMTLPREPYYKKELDLRLSMSYGPGRYDGEYEEKGHDYPYGYVRWTENRNMRAFLDLVQQGRIRLKPLVTHRYAIQDSERAYRLMTEGQEPYLGILVSYPSAGASQPARIIQVAPNQPLSRLNLGLIGAGNHVRDRLLPHLLSMKEVAVRAVCTATGLHGKVLTEKIQATYCTTDYREVCKDPSINAVLIGTRHDSHGRMVVEALRAGKHVFVEKPLCLTEEELEIIASVYAERAQEGLHLFVGFNRRFSAHLDEARQFFRDRRNPLVMLYRVNAGLLPAEHWSQDPAAGGGRVIGEACHFIDVLQFLCGARPISVHARRIAEHRSGITADQTHLSLAFEDGSIGTVVYAAGGDAALAKERFEAFGDGRSLVLDDFRLSEYYAAGRKTVFKTGRCDKGFRSEMSRFVRAILQGDRPAISFEEIEAVTRACFLAMKSQSTGRVYAVRRSATDANSAGDDT, encoded by the coding sequence ATGAAGCAGATCGTTCAAAATTATCGTACAGGCGTGTTGAAGGTCGACGAACTTCCCGCTCCGACCTTGCGTCCCGGCGGAATTTTGGTGGCCAATCGCTTTTCCCTGATCAGTGCCGGAACGGAGAAAACCACCGTGCAGATGGCGCAGAAAAGCCTGGTGGGCAAGGCCCTCGATCGCCCCGAGATGGTCCGGAAAATGCTGAATCAGGCCCGGAAAGACGGTCTGATCGATACGCTGAGAATGGCCCTCGATCGGCTCGATTCCCCGGCCGCCCTCGGCTACAGCTGCGCCGGCACCGTACTGAGCGTGGGGGAGAAGGTGAGCGGACTTTCGGTGGGCGAGGGTGTGGCCTGTGCGGGACAGAATTATGCCTCGCATGCCGAGGTCGTTTATGTTCCAAAGAACCTTTGCGTTAAGATTCCGACCGGAGTCGATTTTGAGGATGCCTCCTTCGTGGCCCTGGGCGCGATTGCGCTTCAGGCGGTCCGTCAGACCGAGCCTCGTTTGGGCGATCGTGTGGCGGTGATCGGTCTCGGTCTTTTGGGCCAGATGACCGTCCAATTGTTAAAAGCCTCGGGATGTTTCGTGCTGGCTTCGGATCTTGACCCCGACAGACTGGAGATGGCCAGGACCTTCGGCGCGGACTCGGCGGCGCTTCCCGACGCCTTGGTCGACGCAGCCGCCGCTTTTACGTCCGGGCACGGCGTCGACGCCGCGCTGATCACGGCCAGTACCAAGGAAAACGGTCCGGTCGAGGTCGCCGGAGAGATCTCGCGAAAGAAAGGACGCGTTGTCGTGGTGGGCGCGGTGGGGATGACCCTGCCCCGCGAGCCCTATTATAAGAAGGAATTGGACCTGCGCTTGTCCATGTCTTACGGGCCGGGTCGCTACGACGGCGAATACGAGGAGAAGGGACACGACTACCCCTACGGTTATGTCCGATGGACCGAAAACCGCAACATGCGGGCTTTTCTCGACCTGGTCCAGCAGGGAAGGATCCGTCTGAAACCTTTGGTGACGCACCGATACGCCATTCAGGATTCCGAGCGGGCCTATCGGCTCATGACGGAGGGACAAGAGCCTTATCTCGGGATCCTTGTCTCCTATCCCTCGGCCGGCGCGTCCCAGCCGGCGCGAATTATTCAGGTCGCTCCGAATCAGCCTCTGAGCCGACTGAACCTCGGGCTCATCGGGGCGGGGAACCATGTCCGGGATCGTCTCCTTCCCCATCTCCTGTCCATGAAAGAGGTCGCGGTCCGCGCGGTCTGCACGGCGACGGGCCTCCACGGAAAGGTCCTGACCGAGAAGATTCAAGCGACTTATTGCACGACCGATTATCGGGAGGTGTGCAAGGATCCGTCGATCAACGCCGTGTTGATCGGAACGCGGCACGACAGCCACGGCCGGATGGTGGTGGAAGCGCTCCGGGCGGGGAAGCATGTTTTCGTGGAAAAACCTCTTTGCCTGACCGAGGAGGAGTTGGAGATCATTGCTTCGGTTTATGCCGAGCGGGCCCAAGAGGGGCTCCATTTGTTCGTTGGATTCAACCGGCGTTTCTCCGCCCATCTGGATGAAGCCAGGCAATTCTTCCGGGATCGACGGAACCCGCTCGTGATGCTCTACCGCGTGAATGCCGGACTCCTTCCCGCGGAACACTGGAGTCAGGATCCGGCCGCGGGAGGAGGCCGCGTCATAGGAGAGGCCTGCCATTTTATCGACGTCCTCCAGTTCCTTTGCGGCGCGCGGCCGATCTCCGTCCATGCCCGTAGAATCGCGGAGCATCGCTCCGGCATCACGGCGGATCAAACCCATCTGTCGTTGGCCTTCGAAGACGGCTCGATCGGCACGGTCGTCTATGCCGCGGGCGGAGACGCGGCGTTGGCGAAGGAACGGTTTGAAGCGTTCGGGGACGGACGGTCCCTGGTCCTGGATGATTTCAGGCTCTCGGAATATTATGCCGCCGGCCGAAAAACCGTTTTCAAAACGGGCCGCTGCGATAAAGGGTTCCGATCGGAAATGAGCCGCTTTGTCCGGGCTATTCTTCAGGGAGACCGTCCGGCGATCTCCTTCGAAGAGATCGAGGCCGTCACCCGGGCCTGCTTCTTGGCGATGAAGAGCCAGAGCACGGGGCGGGTTTACGCGGTCCGGCGCTCGGCGACCGATGCGAATTCAGCGGGGGATGATACCTGA
- a CDS encoding methyltransferase domain-containing protein, with protein sequence MARLFDKAAIFIAWARKRRRVSAGDTPVKVNLGSGLTVAPGWINVDASLNALVSGFPSFVLNRLYDWSDNRQWYSRSEYISILKSHRFVHHRLEYGVPFEDETVDVIYSSHVLEHMFREEAERLLRDAFRALRRDGLIRIAVPDVEHAFRLFQQGAKEQALEFFFNRSRAGYWNHHHYMYDFDLLKMLLEKAGFAQIERMTFREGNVPDIDILDNRPDETLFVEARK encoded by the coding sequence ATGGCGCGTCTGTTTGACAAGGCCGCGATTTTTATCGCGTGGGCGAGGAAGCGTCGACGTGTTTCGGCGGGCGACACGCCCGTCAAGGTCAATCTTGGTTCGGGTCTCACCGTCGCGCCGGGATGGATCAATGTGGATGCCAGCCTCAACGCGCTGGTTTCGGGGTTTCCGTCGTTCGTTCTGAACCGGTTGTACGACTGGTCCGACAACCGGCAGTGGTATTCCCGCTCGGAGTATATCTCGATTTTAAAGAGCCACCGTTTCGTGCACCACCGCTTGGAGTACGGGGTGCCGTTTGAGGATGAGACGGTGGATGTGATTTATTCCTCGCACGTTTTGGAACACATGTTTCGGGAGGAAGCGGAACGGCTCCTGCGCGATGCGTTCCGCGCCCTCCGGCGGGACGGCCTGATCCGAATCGCCGTTCCGGACGTCGAGCACGCCTTTCGATTGTTCCAGCAAGGCGCAAAGGAGCAGGCCCTTGAATTCTTCTTTAACCGATCACGGGCGGGCTATTGGAATCACCACCACTATATGTACGATTTCGATCTGTTAAAGATGCTTCTGGAGAAGGCCGGATTTGCTCAAATCGAACGAATGACGTTCCGCGAGGGAAACGTCCCGGATATCGACATCCTCGATAACCGGCCGGACGAAACCCTTTTTGTCGAGGCCAGAAAATGA
- a CDS encoding family 10 glycosylhydrolase — MNFSRREFLKLAALSAGAGLWPFYDGAGSGEEMYESRAMFDESLNWITPRRAEKMCERIKRAGFNVLMPSVWHGRGTSWPSGTAPWDSDRLADIAKSDPGFDPLDNLIKTAGRYQIEVHPWFNVMLRQRDFFPQFHDPGTPELAFDVHRPEFRDFICDLMLECVSRYPVQGINLDYIRAVGISQSPYCIDDYRKETGRNLVADRMIYGVSSDARGALARWQEKAVGEIVRRVSTAVRQTGRNMVISVCANPGSPDTYIQGQDSLRWADSGLIDVLYSMEYSENPDWTRLKALKARMKRPQAMAVLCGNFGFIGSSRRAVARDGEEVARVLAQSRDVGGGNGVALYLYNLLTDDQIENLRRTTFATPARPRWNRATAAA, encoded by the coding sequence ATGAATTTCTCGCGGCGTGAATTTCTAAAGCTGGCCGCTTTATCGGCGGGGGCCGGGCTGTGGCCGTTTTACGACGGAGCCGGGTCCGGGGAGGAAATGTACGAATCGCGCGCCATGTTTGACGAGAGCTTGAATTGGATCACGCCGCGCAGGGCGGAAAAAATGTGCGAAAGGATCAAACGGGCCGGCTTCAACGTGTTGATGCCGAGCGTATGGCATGGAAGGGGAACCAGTTGGCCGTCCGGCACGGCTCCCTGGGACAGCGATCGATTGGCGGACATCGCGAAGTCCGACCCGGGATTTGATCCTCTGGATAACCTGATCAAGACCGCCGGCCGTTATCAGATCGAGGTTCATCCCTGGTTCAATGTGATGTTAAGGCAGCGGGATTTTTTTCCGCAATTCCACGATCCGGGCACCCCCGAGCTGGCCTTCGATGTCCATCGCCCTGAGTTTCGGGACTTTATCTGCGACCTCATGCTGGAATGCGTCTCCCGGTATCCCGTGCAGGGGATCAATCTGGACTACATTCGCGCGGTGGGAATATCGCAAAGCCCGTACTGTATCGATGACTACCGCAAAGAAACCGGGAGAAATCTCGTTGCGGACCGTATGATTTATGGCGTGTCGAGCGATGCGCGAGGGGCCCTGGCCCGGTGGCAAGAAAAGGCCGTTGGAGAAATCGTGCGTCGAGTCTCGACGGCGGTTCGACAAACGGGGAGGAACATGGTGATCAGCGTATGCGCCAATCCGGGAAGCCCGGACACCTATATTCAAGGACAGGATAGCCTTCGGTGGGCCGACAGCGGGCTGATCGATGTGCTGTACAGCATGGAGTATTCCGAGAATCCGGACTGGACGCGACTGAAGGCCCTGAAGGCCCGTATGAAGCGGCCGCAGGCCATGGCGGTTCTTTGCGGGAACTTCGGTTTTATCGGTTCCAGCCGAAGGGCCGTCGCTCGGGATGGGGAAGAGGTCGCACGCGTGCTGGCGCAGTCCCGCGACGTTGGAGGGGGTAATGGGGTTGCCCTCTATCTGTACAATTTACTGACCGACGATCAGATAGAAAATCTTCGCAGAACGACATTTGCGACGCCGGCCCGTCCGCGTTGGAACAGAGCGACCGCGGCGGCGTAA